From the Candidatus Zixiibacteriota bacterium genome, one window contains:
- a CDS encoding DHHA1 domain-containing protein, whose amino-acid sequence MTERLYYRDPGLLEFDARITDVGRRGDSYYAVLDRSAFYPTSGGQSYDTGTLNGVAVHDVIESDDGDVWHLTQEQVGEVGTAVRGVVDKERRRRNRQNHTAQHILSAAFHRLYGLRTMSVHLGDEYGAVELQADAITCEQLATIEDEANRIVADNLPVEIMFVDSSLVEALPLRKEPQREGLLRVIRIGDFDYSACGGTHCNTSGGVGVIKIIGVEKIRGRALVKYLAGSLAISDYRMRFGVTDTLTRTLTCHPTDIPDKVAKLTGEISALRKQVADLQRELLPARADSLSKAATNVGRHQLIFERVSDLDASAVSRLAGLAADKISGLAVIFFEGRLSIAAGQSSGLHAGQLARELGTRLSLKGGGNERVAQLGGADITDLEAYRSALRSILENA is encoded by the coding sequence TTGACCGAGCGGTTATACTACAGAGATCCCGGATTGCTTGAGTTCGACGCGCGCATCACCGATGTCGGCCGTCGGGGGGACTCATACTATGCCGTTCTGGATCGTTCGGCGTTCTATCCCACATCGGGAGGGCAGAGCTATGACACCGGTACTCTCAACGGGGTCGCCGTGCATGACGTAATCGAGTCGGACGACGGCGACGTGTGGCATCTGACACAAGAGCAAGTAGGCGAGGTCGGCACCGCCGTACGCGGGGTGGTCGACAAGGAGCGACGCCGGCGCAACCGCCAGAACCACACCGCACAGCATATCCTGTCGGCGGCGTTTCACCGGCTCTATGGATTGCGAACGATGTCTGTTCATCTCGGCGACGAATACGGTGCAGTTGAGCTACAGGCCGACGCAATCACATGTGAGCAGTTGGCAACCATCGAGGACGAAGCCAACCGGATAGTTGCGGATAACCTGCCGGTGGAAATCATGTTCGTAGACAGCAGCCTGGTTGAGGCCTTGCCGCTCCGCAAAGAACCACAGCGGGAAGGCTTGCTCCGGGTGATTCGAATCGGTGATTTCGACTATTCCGCCTGCGGAGGAACGCATTGCAACACGAGCGGCGGCGTTGGGGTGATAAAGATCATTGGAGTGGAGAAGATTCGAGGACGGGCACTGGTCAAATACCTGGCGGGCAGCCTGGCGATCAGCGACTACCGCATGCGCTTTGGCGTGACTGATACACTGACCCGCACACTTACCTGCCACCCTACCGATATCCCTGACAAAGTTGCCAAACTCACGGGCGAGATCAGCGCCCTGCGAAAACAAGTGGCCGACCTGCAGCGGGAGCTTCTTCCAGCCAGGGCCGATTCGCTTTCGAAAGCCGCCACCAACGTTGGCCGCCACCAACTGATTTTCGAAAGAGTGAGCGATCTTGATGCGTCGGCTGTGTCGCGATTGGCCGGGTTGGCGGCGGACAAGATAAGTGGCCTTGCGGTGATCTTTTTCGAAGGCCGCCTGAGTATTGCTGCCGGTCAATCGAGCGGGCTTCACGCCGGCCAGCTGGCTAGGGAGCTTGGCACCCGATTGAGTCTCAAAGGCGGCGGGAATGAGCGAGTGGCCCAGCTTGGCGGGGCAGACATCACGGACTTGGAGGCGTATCGATCTGCGTTAAGATCGATCCTGGAGAATGCGTAG